TTGATAATTTATGAAAGAAAACCAAAGTAACATGATTGTGGATGCATATGATTTTTCTCATGTTCTTATAgaatgatatttatattattatttatgaagtgattttttttacttgtcAATTTCTCCATAGTATTAggtgattttgcttatttgtcattgtTTATTACTTATTTGTAACATTTTCCATAAATTTAGGTAATTTGCTcatttgttatgtttttaataatttcagttttaattatTTGTCATATTCTCCATAATTtaggttatttatttatttttcatgttattaataattttaattggtaattttatttatttatcatattttaaaataattttaggaGGTAGTTTTATGTTTGCTTACTTATCATGTTTTTCATGATTTTAggttattttacttatttgttatgttttattatttttagaagCTTATTTATTATGTTCCATGATTTAGGTTGACTCATTAGTTtcaataaataactttatgaattgttattttttaaacatttttagatattgtttaataaatattttttattatattcaaggataattatttttaaagaggATTATCAAATTTTAGCAaaacttttacatttttgttcatcttttgtttattttaataatattaaatcatttaatgtttttatttattatttttaaaaggaaGTTTGCTTCTTTTATGTCAGTGAATTATTTTATCAATCAAAATTATAAGTCCAAAGAATACAAACTCTCAccgttaaaaaaataaaaaatccagTTTtactagatatatatatatatatatatatatatataacttattacttttagtttataaaatttagttaaataGAAGTACTGTTTTAATTATAGTAGATTTTGTTAATAGGTGTCACTATGAACTcctataaaaaagaaaatcatataaaatacaattaagatTTTGATGAATAGGAGTTTGATATCATAGGTTTCACTGATAATTAGTAATTATGGTTTATTTTGTAGATTTatctttttatgttattttaaagtattaataaaactttattAGATTATTATGATGTTGTTAATTTTTACATGGCTTGgtgatagaatatataaaagattttgtaaatatCAAACCATTATCAATATTGCGttgtaataaaaaattaaattatattttctgattaatttaatatttgaaactaattaaataatttagataaaattaaaaattatgttaaaatttgAATTAGTTAGATATAGCGCACAAGTGTGCGGACCATCAtctagtaaaataaatatttatcacCAAACAAAGTGCAGCTCCGAGTCTCCGACAGTCAAATGATATTGCAGATATCGAATGTCTCTCTTCTTTGTTTCAACAAGTTTCATCTTCATCCTTCAACCACAAAACGAGAAAGATGATGGGTTGGCCAATGGCTCTCTCAGAAACTATCGTACTGTATTAAGACCCATAAACTAATCTCTGGGCCAGAACTTCTTTTTCATAATTAAGGAAAgtatttgtgttaaaaaaagatatatttaatGAAGTCACTCggatttttatagttttttttcttatgcagctttatattaatttttgaaactgaTAGGTTAAAGCAGTTTTGGATTGAAACTCCAATATTAACCTTCTGATTTGTCGTTTAATACGTAGAAGACAAAATCAATCATCTTTCACAATTGGCTTCTatcatataatttgataaaatttgaaaCATTACATGTGTATACTCTGTGAAAACTGAAAATAGAAGATCCATTGATCATACATAGAGAGAGTaggcacacacacacacacacacacacacacacacacacaagtcaAAGCAATAGTTTTTTATTGCTGTGAGCTGAAGTAACTCATTTCGATGTTAGATCATTCCAAAACGAGAAAATCACAAAATACCAAATTGTAGAATCAAAGAATCAAGAATATAATAGAATTCATCTTTTCAGAGAGAATCTAAGCAGCAGCAGGTCCCTTGAGCTTCTTACTAATGGCGGCAATGTACTTCCCCTGGTGGAATGCTTGCTCCAACTCCAATTCCGACTTCCGTTGGCTGTCTCGACCCGTCTCCTGCGAATGTTCCTGCACCGTACGGGATTCCACCTTTCACCTTCTCCATCTCAAACATACCAGCACCAAACGTGTATCCCATCGGGACAAATATCATACCGTGATGAACCAGCTGAGTAATGGCAGTTAATCTACACAGTAGACACGTCTTTCAGAGTCTCAACACAACAAGTTTGTCTCTTTGATGAGGTGTTGTTTTGGATTGAGAAAAGAAACTTACGCGGTGGTTTCTTGACCGCCACCTTGAGACCCGGTGCTGTAGAAGATTCCGGCAGCTGGCTTACCGGCGAGTTGCTGAGTCCTCCAGAGGCCACCAGTTGAATCTAAGAAGGCCTTGAACTGAGCAGCCATCATACCAAACCTTGTTGGGAAGGCAAAGACAAAGCCATCAGCCTCGGCAAGATCGTTGGGGGTGATAAGAGGAGCATCACTCTTTGGCGGTGCACTCATCTTAGAGAGCACATCTTCTGGGAGCGTCTGTCAAGAACAAACACTTAGCTCGATGCTTTCAGTattaatgtcttcttctttctttgagAGGATAGAGAGTCAAGCAAACTTTAGGTTTAATGATATGAACTCAAAGAAGCACACATTGTCTTTAATTAACACACACAAAGAGATGAGAATATGCCAAAGTAATAATGCAGGTTAAAATTAATGTACGTAGCTGCAGAAAACACGCATCAGTGAAATAAACATTGTTAAAATCTAGAAATATGTATCCCCCATTCTTTCAGACATATAAGAACTATAGTTTCTAACTTCAACCCCAAGTCTGTTTCAAAGATTTTGATAATCAGTTCTAAACCCTGTCTCTCATTGTAGCCTAgaattatgattttaataaaaaccaCTAAAGAGAACAAGGGAGGCTCACTCATCCTAAATAgcattatttcaaattcaaactcatCACAAGAGTATCATCATCGATGTTCTACACATACACAGGGATTACAATTTAAAATCACCAAACAACGAAAACTATTCAATTACTGTCGCGAATTGCAAAGATCAGCCATTAAACCATAGCTAAAATCTTCGATTCGCAATATAAAAATCATACTATACGATGAGACACTACACGTCCAGATCACGGATCAATCAAACTTGACCGATCGATTACTTGATGATCCAACATTTGTTGAGCATTTCGTAaggagaaaatgatttgctcTACATACAcgatatttttcttctgattaTTCTTAATTCCGAAAAAATCGAGCTCAAACAAAAGTCCAAGTCGTATTTCTCTTTGGAGAATTTCCAGGTCAATCCCTCGtaatttaaactatttatatttcaccccctttattttgttttagtgCTAAGAAACCCTTTCATTGTAATTTATAGGTTGGATTAATCTATCAAAGCATCAATTATTGAGCTGTGAATATACGAGAAAAATAAACTGTAACTTCCGAGTTTTATAATCCAATTTATACGTATAATTCTACgaaatgaatacaaataaatgtgaaaaagtaaaaaatgaatCAGTTAAAATCAAAGGAAGTGTTTCCTTTCTCTCCGGTGTCAATACCGGCCGTATTCCTCCTCGATGGCTTCCGTAACCAGACACCTCGACGCATCCATCAAGTCGGGACTAAGCCTGAACATCAACACGCAGAACTCCATCTGGTTCAACGCCCCGTCGCAGTCGAAATCCCCTTCCTTGATCATAGACCTTACGTCTTCGTCCGTCAGATCTCCGAGACCCAGCACCGCCGCCGCGTTACGCCGGAGGCTCTCGAACGTGATGACACCTTTCTCTCGGTCCATCAACAGCTCGAATCCGTTGCAGAGCTCTCCGATCAGACCCTCGCCTCCTAGCTTCCCGGCCATGGCAGGGAGGAAATCGTGGAAACTGGGTTCTGGGTTTTGTTGGGTCGGTCTGGTTGGTGACTTTGGTGATGCCATTTTACAGATGAAACTCTGAAGATTGTTGTCTGAGAGGATTAGTTATTAAAAGTTTATTTCTTTGTGGTGTTTGCTTCGAGATTTGAACATAATGTGGGAAGAGAGTATATAAAGGAAGAGATTTTGTGATTTCCGG
The Brassica napus cultivar Da-Ae chromosome A1, Da-Ae, whole genome shotgun sequence DNA segment above includes these coding regions:
- the LOC106375886 gene encoding probable NAD(P)H dehydrogenase (quinone) FQR1-like 1 — protein: MSAPPKSDAPLITPNDLAEADGFVFAFPTRFGMMAAQFKAFLDSTGGLWRTQQLAGKPAAGIFYSTGSQGGGQETTALTAITQLVHHGMIFVPMGYTFGAGMFEMEKVKGGIPYGAGTFAGDGSRQPTEVGIGVGASIPPGEVHCRH
- the LOC106375897 gene encoding calcium-binding protein KRP1 yields the protein MASPKSPTRPTQQNPEPSFHDFLPAMAGKLGGEGLIGELCNGFELLMDREKGVITFESLRRNAAAVLGLGDLTDEDVRSMIKEGDFDCDGALNQMEFCVLMFRLSPDLMDASRCLVTEAIEEEYGRY